The Flavobacterium sp. IMCC34852 genome contains the following window.
TTTAGTACTGAAATGCTATAGATTATGGAAGAAAATTACAAACTAGCAAAGTGGCTTTCGGGTGAAATGCCTGAGAATGAATTGGCAGCATTCCAAGCTGAGCCTGACTTTGCCTTATACGATAAAATCAAAAAATACTCGGCTGAGTTGGAAACACCAACTTTTAACGAGCAATTGGTTTTGTCTAAAATCTTAGTTTCTCCTAAAAAAGAAATAAAAACCATTTCACTCATGCAGAATTGGTTTTTCAGAATAGCCGCCGTTTTAGTAATTGGATTGGGACTGTTTTTTACTTTTCAAAACTTTGCCTCTTATACCGAATATGCTGAAAACGGTGTTTTAAATACTTTTACTTTACCGGATAATTCCGAAGTAGTCTTAAATTCGGGTTCTGAAATTCAATATAAAAAATGGAATTGGGACAACAATAGAGCACTAAATCTAGAAGGTGAAGCATATTTTAAAGTAGCCAAAGGTCAAAAATTTGAAGTCAACACGCCTTTGGGTAAAGTAACTGTTCTCGGTACACAGTTCAACGTCAAACAACGCGACAACCGTTTTGATGTTACTTGTTACGAGGGAAAAGTAAAAGTAAACTATAAAGACCAAGAATTGGTGATCACCAAAGGCATGAGCATTGCATTTGATAATGGAAAATCCATCACAATTCCCGAAAGCACAGTTCAAAGTCCGGAATGGTTAAATGACGAACTCGTTTTCTATCAAGAAGATTTAAAATCAATAGTAAGCGAATTGGAAAGACATTTTAACGTATCTTTGGTTATAAAAAACATTGACAATTCACAATTATTTACTGGTACAATTCCGGCAAAAAATATAGCTTTGTCTTTAGAAATTTTGGCCACAACTTATCATTTAAAATCAACCCAAGTAAGTAAAAACGAATACCGCTTAGAAAGTCTGGATGCTCAATAACAGATTCTTTTTTTTACTGCTCTTTAGTCTCTTTTCTTTCTTGGGTAATGCCCAAAAAGACAGGAAAGAAATTCCATTGAAAAACATTTTGAACATCATCAGTAAGCAACATGAGGTAAGATTCAGTTACATTGAAGACGAGATTGTGGTGTATGCTTTGGTTGCGCCTGAAAAAAAATGGTCATTAGAACAAAAAATAGAATATTTAAAGCGAGAGACAAAACTGCAATTTAAACCAGTCAGCGAAAAATATTTTACCATTTATAACGATCAAAAATTAGACAAGCCACTTTGTGGTTTTTTGCTTGATTCCGAGAGCGGAAAAGGAATAGAAAATGCGACCATAAGAATAGAAAAAATGAGCTTTATTACTTTTTCCGATGCCGAAGGTCATTTTATAATTCCGAAAATTTCTTCAGATTTAATTCAAATTGAGCACCAAGGATATGAATCATTCAATATTAATCCCGAAGATTTAAATGTTCCAAATTGTCCGAAATTCAGGTTAAAATCTATAACCCAATCGCTTGATGAAGTAGTTACCCAAAGGTATTTGACCACCGGAATCAGCAAGAAAACTGATGGCACCATTGAGGTAAAGCCTAAAAAATTTGGTATTTTACCCGGTTTAATTGAGCCCGATGTTTTGCAAACCATGCAACAAGTTCCCGGAATTATAAGTATTGATGAAACCATATCCAACATTAATGTTCGCGGTGGCACACACGATCAAAATCTGTTTCTGTGGAATGGTATTCGAATGTTTCAAACCGGACACTTTTTTGGTCTGATTTCGGCCTTCAATCCATCCTTGGCGCAAACCATATCGATTACTAAAAACGGTAGTTCTGCTTTTTATGGGGAAAGTG
Protein-coding sequences here:
- a CDS encoding FecR family protein; the protein is MEENYKLAKWLSGEMPENELAAFQAEPDFALYDKIKKYSAELETPTFNEQLVLSKILVSPKKEIKTISLMQNWFFRIAAVLVIGLGLFFTFQNFASYTEYAENGVLNTFTLPDNSEVVLNSGSEIQYKKWNWDNNRALNLEGEAYFKVAKGQKFEVNTPLGKVTVLGTQFNVKQRDNRFDVTCYEGKVKVNYKDQELVITKGMSIAFDNGKSITIPESTVQSPEWLNDELVFYQEDLKSIVSELERHFNVSLVIKNIDNSQLFTGTIPAKNIALSLEILATTYHLKSTQVSKNEYRLESLDAQ